A window of Chlorobium phaeobacteroides DSM 266 genomic DNA:
CGGACAGAGAAAGGTGCACGATCCGCAACCGATGCATCGCGCTGAAATCTCTTTCCAGAAATGGCTGTCAAAATTTTCCGGATTTTTCAGCCATGCTACCGAAGCTTCAAGATTAAATTTAACCGGAACTTCTGCCAGGGGAGCCAGCGGCGCCGAATCATCTATCAGAAGATCTGCAATAGATGAAAACGCCTCTTTGCCTCTATCCGAGAGCTCCTCTATCAGCCATCCCTTTTCATCGGCAAGTGGGCGCAGCAGGATATCAGAACCCTTGCTGCTGTCGGGAGCAAGCTTGAGAGATGTGCACATGCAGAACTCATCGGACTTTGTGCACGCAATGGTTATCATAACCGATTCATTTCGGCGATTGAACCAGTACTCATCCTTGTAGTCCCAGCCGAAGAGCGGATCGTCAATGGCAAGTCCGGACGCGTCACAGGGACGGACGCCAAAAATGATTCTTTTTTGATCGGGAGGGAGAAACTCCTCTGTCTCAATAGCATGCTTTTTGATCTGGTAGCGAACCATCGGTTCCGTCCTGGGGAAAAACAGATCCTTGATGGTGCGATCAGTAAGCACGAGCCCTAAGTCAAGCTCTGCCGCACTCTGTACAGACTCAAACTGCGAGCTGTTGTGTTTTTTTACAGGGCCGATAACATCAATGCCTGCTGTCCGCCATCGGGAAATGCATTCGTTGAGTTTTTCGGCAAGAAGAATTTTTGTCATAAAAAATAACCTATAAAATGAATGTCTCCGGATCGTCCTTTTTAAAACTCGCCAACACAGGCTCCTGACTTGCGCTCATTCCTGAAAAATGATCAAAAGCATCGAGGACCTCTTTTGCCATTCTTCTGTTGAGCAGACGGAGCGGAATGTTGACCGGACAAGAGCGATCGCAGTTGCCGCACTCCACACATCTGCCCGCAAGATGAAATGCCCGCACAATATTCCACTCGAAATTACCAAGGGTGTGCGAAGATGTATTGACCCATTGCGGCTGATTGCAGTCCACGATGCAGCGGCGGCAGTAGCACATGGGGCACGCCTGACGGCAGGCATAACATTTGATGCATTTCGAAAATTCCGACTGCCAGAACGAAAATCGCTCCTCAGCACTCATGTTTTCAAGGTTTTCGGCAAGCTCCCTATCCTTGTTTTCCCGTGGATTTTTTTTCAGTGCGTCAATAACTGTCGAAAAATCGCCTGCACTCTTTCCGTTAAGTTCCTTGATTTCAGTGCCATCACAATCAAAACCGAGAATGACTATCTGGTCTGCATTGAGCTGTGATTCCGCAGCCAGAATGTTAATGGTTCTGATGCCCTCAGGTTTAAGAAAAATCGCAACTCTCTTTTTATCGCTCAGTAACCCTTCGGAAAGCAGATACCCTGAGAGGTTAAG
This region includes:
- a CDS encoding 4Fe-4S dicluster domain-containing protein, with protein sequence MTKILLAEKLNECISRWRTAGIDVIGPVKKHNSSQFESVQSAAELDLGLVLTDRTIKDLFFPRTEPMVRYQIKKHAIETEEFLPPDQKRIIFGVRPCDASGLAIDDPLFGWDYKDEYWFNRRNESVMITIACTKSDEFCMCTSLKLAPDSSKGSDILLRPLADEKGWLIEELSDRGKEAFSSIADLLIDDSAPLAPLAEVPVKFNLEASVAWLKNPENFDSHFWKEISARCIGCGSCTFLCPTCHCFDIQDEGDIYKGIRRKNWDSCSFALFTMHTSGHNPRVTQSSRWRQRIMHKFNYFPGKFDMNSCSGCGRCTRQCPVDMGITETLQEISKLSR
- a CDS encoding 4Fe-4S dicluster domain-containing protein, with the protein product MSIQEQYRQKANELLSSGTVKMVIGYGSGSTPDRRRPLFIRSPEETRNLVLDAACELNLSGYLLSEGLLSDKKRVAIFLKPEGIRTINILAAESQLNADQIVILGFDCDGTEIKELNGKSAGDFSTVIDALKKNPRENKDRELAENLENMSAEERFSFWQSEFSKCIKCYACRQACPMCYCRRCIVDCNQPQWVNTSSHTLGNFEWNIVRAFHLAGRCVECGNCDRSCPVNIPLRLLNRRMAKEVLDAFDHFSGMSASQEPVLASFKKDDPETFIL